In one window of Blastopirellula marina DNA:
- a CDS encoding DUF1501 domain-containing protein translates to MRDDYRQLADRQTRRSFLGSAGISLGALAMHALTTKDTHGAELSLPHFSPKVKRVIYLCQSGAPSQHDLFDYKPELERLAGQELPALIRMGQRLTTMTSEQDSLPLTPSKFAFSQHGESQMWFSELVPYQAKIADHMCRIRSMHTDAINHDPGMTLLVSGHTLPGRPSLGSWLSYGLGSENEELPAFVVLVSQGSATLNNQPIFDRLWSSGFLPSRYQGVRFRSSGDPVLYLNNPAGISMADRRRVLQTLAAMNERQAAEVGDPEIENRTAQYEMAYRMQMSIPTLTDFSNEPESVFTAYGEDARKPGTYAANCLLARRMAERGVRFIQLFHRGWDQHRSINTELPRQCRDTDQASAALVNDLARLGLLEDTLVVWGGEFGRTAYAQGSILANDYGRDHHSRCFTMWLAGAGVKSGFELGATDELGYNVTEDPVHVHDLNATLLHLLGIDHKKFTYRFQSRDYRLTDVHGNVVEKMLV, encoded by the coding sequence ATGCGTGACGATTATCGACAACTCGCGGACCGTCAAACACGGCGATCGTTCCTGGGATCGGCCGGCATCTCGCTTGGCGCGCTGGCGATGCACGCGCTGACCACCAAGGACACTCATGGAGCCGAGCTGTCACTGCCCCATTTTTCTCCGAAGGTGAAACGCGTTATTTATCTCTGCCAGTCGGGGGCCCCTTCGCAGCATGATCTATTCGACTACAAGCCGGAGCTCGAGCGGCTAGCTGGCCAGGAATTGCCGGCGTTGATCCGCATGGGGCAACGTCTTACGACGATGACTTCCGAACAGGATTCGTTGCCGCTGACTCCGAGTAAGTTCGCGTTTTCGCAGCATGGCGAGAGCCAGATGTGGTTCAGCGAACTTGTGCCGTATCAGGCCAAGATTGCGGATCATATGTGCCGAATACGCTCGATGCATACTGATGCAATCAATCACGATCCTGGGATGACTTTGCTAGTTAGCGGGCACACCCTGCCAGGCAGGCCGAGCCTGGGAAGCTGGCTCAGCTATGGGCTAGGAAGCGAAAACGAGGAGCTGCCGGCGTTTGTGGTGCTCGTTTCTCAGGGAAGTGCCACGCTGAATAATCAGCCAATCTTCGATCGATTGTGGTCGAGCGGTTTTCTGCCGTCGCGTTACCAAGGCGTTCGCTTTCGCAGCAGCGGGGACCCTGTTCTGTATTTGAATAACCCGGCTGGCATCTCGATGGCTGATCGCCGCCGCGTGCTGCAGACCTTGGCGGCAATGAACGAGCGTCAGGCTGCCGAGGTAGGTGACCCAGAAATCGAGAATCGTACCGCGCAGTACGAGATGGCGTACCGCATGCAGATGTCGATACCCACGCTGACAGATTTTTCAAATGAGCCAGAGTCGGTGTTTACGGCCTATGGAGAAGATGCCAGGAAGCCTGGCACTTATGCCGCTAATTGCCTTTTGGCACGCCGGATGGCCGAACGGGGCGTTCGTTTCATTCAGCTGTTTCATCGCGGCTGGGATCAGCATCGCAGCATCAATACAGAACTTCCGCGACAGTGCCGCGACACCGATCAGGCTTCGGCGGCACTGGTTAACGATCTGGCTCGGCTTGGACTACTGGAAGATACGCTAGTGGTCTGGGGAGGGGAGTTTGGTCGAACGGCTTACGCTCAAGGATCGATCTTGGCCAATGATTACGGACGCGATCATCACAGCCGCTGCTTTACGATGTGGCTGGCCGGGGCAGGGGTGAAGTCTGGTTTCGAGTTAGGGGCGACTGATGAGCTGGGCTACAACGTCACCGAGGATCCCGTTCATGTACACGACTTGAACGCGACCCTTTTACATTTGCTAGGTATCGACCACAAAAAATTCACATATCGCTTCCAAAGCCGCGATTACCGACTGACCGATGTGCATGGTAATGTTGTCGAAAAGATGCTTGTCTAA
- a CDS encoding DUF1553 domain-containing protein — protein MRAEKPKVDFARDVQPILAQHCFACHGPDAATRKADLRLDQRDSALEQISPGHSGDSELYRRLVASDPDVRMPPPSEQHQPSLEEIATLKRWIEAGAPWQELWSLQPIIRPELPAVENKDWPTNAIDYFTLAKMEANNLEPAKPASRYAWLRRVTFDLTGLPPTLEEIQNFDSDTSPQADQKVIDRLLASPAYGENFARRWLDLARYADTHGYNVDSHRDMWRYREWVIESLNKNMPFDQFTIEQLAGDLLPVPTIDELTATGFHRNLPVNDENGAFAEEYRHAYVVDRVNTTGTVWLGMTLGCAQCHDHKYDPVSQLDFYRLAAFFDNIDEKGLDGQNGNAGPVIKSPTRKQQQQLQQLETKLENLRQSYADYLTTDDPLMAAWEAKAQEEGRAEVVSQEKLIAKVDFDTSSSFPAVIGLVGDGTYVTGKQGQALLAGGNVRLNLLRDAKGALSVAAWLYPTVTRPQTLYQLNYENHDQLRLVQADDKFMLSLNKDDGTAVAWETEADAWETNTWQHLAFAIDPASPENSRVWVNGIRLAWRAATPAAMDDQEDDTTEEWILAVRGLLDEVRIDARIWIDTEARILAEDDPISALLAKPLKERTEEQSLRLKKFYLRETNEDFVRLELQMEDLRRQMELLQREFPETMVMREREEPRTTHVRIRGQWDQLGEVVQPGLPGQLYDGVAEGGGDRLQLARWLVSPGNPLTARVVVNRTWQHYFGTGLVKTTDDFGTRGELPSHPGLLDFLACELIDSGWDMKHLHRLIVSSNTYRQTSSVARQCYEADPENRLLARGPRLRLSGEEIRDQALAASGLLVREIGGVSVKPYQPPGLWEELSKGSEFTAQRFVQGHGDRLYRRSLYTYWKRSSPPPNMTAFDATNREVCVAQRSRTNTPMQALVMLNDVTFVEAAKVLAVDLNERHKDHSDRAIAEAFLRILSRLIREDELAMLQILYRQEFWRFTEDPEAARQLLGEGETVVDASPQLAAMTVVCHTILNLDEAVMTP, from the coding sequence GTGCGCGCGGAGAAGCCAAAGGTCGACTTCGCTCGCGACGTACAGCCAATCCTGGCACAGCACTGCTTCGCTTGCCACGGCCCCGACGCGGCGACACGGAAGGCCGACTTGCGGCTCGACCAACGCGATAGCGCCTTGGAGCAGATCTCGCCAGGGCATTCCGGCGATAGCGAACTGTATCGCCGCCTGGTGGCCAGCGATCCGGATGTCCGCATGCCCCCGCCCAGCGAGCAGCATCAGCCGAGCCTGGAAGAGATTGCAACGCTTAAGCGTTGGATCGAAGCTGGTGCCCCTTGGCAAGAGCTGTGGAGCCTGCAGCCGATCATTCGTCCGGAGCTGCCGGCGGTAGAGAACAAAGATTGGCCAACCAATGCGATCGATTACTTCACGCTGGCCAAGATGGAAGCCAACAACCTTGAGCCAGCGAAGCCTGCTTCTCGTTATGCCTGGCTGCGGCGTGTTACCTTCGATCTGACCGGTTTGCCTCCCACGCTCGAGGAAATTCAGAACTTCGATTCTGACACGTCCCCTCAGGCCGATCAGAAGGTTATCGATCGTCTGTTGGCTTCACCTGCTTACGGCGAGAACTTTGCCCGACGCTGGCTCGATTTAGCTCGGTACGCTGACACGCATGGTTACAACGTCGACAGTCATCGCGACATGTGGCGTTACCGCGAATGGGTGATTGAGTCGCTGAACAAGAACATGCCTTTCGATCAATTCACGATTGAGCAGCTTGCTGGTGATCTTCTGCCTGTTCCGACAATCGATGAACTGACTGCCACTGGATTTCACCGGAACTTGCCGGTGAACGACGAGAATGGAGCATTCGCCGAAGAGTACCGTCATGCGTATGTCGTCGATCGTGTGAACACGACCGGCACTGTCTGGCTGGGGATGACGCTCGGTTGTGCTCAATGCCATGATCACAAGTACGATCCCGTCTCGCAGCTTGACTTCTACCGTCTGGCAGCTTTTTTCGACAACATCGACGAGAAAGGTCTCGACGGGCAAAACGGAAACGCCGGGCCTGTCATCAAGAGTCCCACACGCAAACAGCAACAGCAGCTCCAGCAACTAGAAACCAAGCTGGAAAATCTTCGCCAGTCATACGCCGATTATCTGACGACTGATGATCCCTTGATGGCTGCCTGGGAAGCGAAAGCCCAGGAGGAAGGGCGGGCCGAAGTTGTTTCGCAGGAGAAACTAATCGCAAAAGTCGATTTCGATACGTCATCTTCCTTTCCCGCTGTGATTGGCCTGGTAGGTGATGGTACTTATGTGACCGGCAAGCAAGGGCAAGCTTTACTGGCTGGGGGCAACGTTCGCTTGAATCTGCTTCGCGATGCCAAAGGGGCACTTTCGGTGGCCGCCTGGCTGTATCCGACCGTAACTCGCCCGCAAACCCTCTATCAGTTGAACTACGAAAACCACGACCAACTGCGGTTGGTGCAGGCCGACGATAAGTTCATGCTTTCCCTGAATAAGGACGATGGTACGGCGGTCGCTTGGGAAACGGAGGCCGACGCATGGGAAACCAACACATGGCAGCATCTGGCGTTTGCGATCGATCCAGCATCGCCAGAGAACTCGCGCGTCTGGGTGAACGGCATACGCCTTGCTTGGCGAGCGGCTACACCCGCCGCGATGGATGACCAGGAGGATGATACGACAGAGGAATGGATCTTGGCCGTTCGAGGTCTATTGGATGAAGTACGGATCGATGCACGGATTTGGATCGATACCGAGGCAAGGATTCTAGCCGAAGACGACCCGATTTCCGCGCTGCTTGCCAAGCCTCTCAAAGAGCGAACGGAAGAGCAATCGCTGCGACTGAAAAAGTTCTATCTACGTGAAACGAATGAAGACTTTGTGCGTCTGGAACTGCAGATGGAGGACCTGCGGCGACAGATGGAATTGCTGCAGCGAGAGTTTCCTGAAACGATGGTGATGCGCGAACGAGAAGAACCACGTACCACGCACGTGCGTATTCGCGGACAGTGGGATCAACTGGGTGAGGTCGTGCAGCCTGGCCTGCCAGGTCAGCTATACGATGGCGTCGCCGAAGGGGGGGGTGATCGTTTGCAATTGGCGCGTTGGCTCGTTTCGCCTGGCAATCCGTTAACAGCACGCGTCGTTGTGAATCGCACTTGGCAGCATTACTTTGGGACGGGGCTCGTCAAAACGACCGATGACTTCGGAACGCGTGGTGAACTGCCGTCCCATCCAGGGCTGCTCGACTTTCTCGCCTGCGAATTGATCGACAGTGGATGGGATATGAAGCACCTGCATCGTTTGATTGTCTCCAGCAATACGTATAGGCAGACGAGCTCAGTAGCCAGGCAGTGTTACGAAGCCGATCCCGAGAATCGCCTACTCGCACGTGGTCCTCGGCTGCGTCTCTCCGGTGAAGAGATCCGAGATCAGGCGCTCGCAGCCAGTGGTCTTCTGGTGCGGGAAATTGGTGGCGTGAGCGTCAAGCCATATCAGCCACCAGGCTTGTGGGAAGAGCTTTCTAAGGGAAGCGAGTTCACGGCGCAGCGGTTCGTACAGGGCCACGGTGATCGGCTTTATCGTCGGAGTTTGTACACCTATTGGAAGCGATCGAGTCCGCCACCCAACATGACGGCCTTCGATGCCACGAACCGCGAAGTCTGTGTCGCCCAGCGAAGCCGCACCAATACGCCGATGCAAGCGCTGGTGATGTTGAATGATGTGACCTTCGTGGAGGCGGCCAAGGTTCTGGCAGTGGATTTGAATGAGCGGCACAAAGACCATAGCGATCGTGCAATCGCCGAGGCGTTTCTAAGGATTCTCTCTCGTCTTATTCGTGAGGACGAGCTTGCAATGCTCCAGATCCTGTATCGGCAAGAGTTTTGGAGGTTCACAGAGGATCCTGAGGCCGCCAGGCAATTGCTCGGCGAAGGTGAAACGGTCGTCGATGCAAGTCCCCAGCTGGCAGCGATGACAGTCGTGTGTCATACGATCCTCAATCTTGATGAAGCGGTAATGACTCCTTAG
- a CDS encoding DUF1552 domain-containing protein: MSSTMLSRRMVLRGLGTAVAMPWLESICPESRAANIDSSDVKPPVRMGFFYVPNGMHMPHWKPQYEGELKELTPTLSHLAKHRSEIMPISGFELHNGWALGDGGGDHARSVASFLTGAHPFKTGGADIRNGVSVDQYAAARLSHLTRFPSLELGLEPSAQSGSCDTGYSCVYSSNLSWRNETNFVTKEVNPQALFDRLFGNGDSQEQAENQSLRNRRKKSVLDFVLNDAKRLQNRLGEVDRRKMDEYLHAVRDVERRVSHSIKLEGQEVDKPDYARPSGVPAEFEEHCRLMLDMIVLAFQTDSTRIATFMMTNASSNRPYPQIGVSEGHHDLSHHQNDDAKQKKIAKVNAFHAKQFDYLLTKMREIKEGDSTLLDNSMLLYGSGISDGNRHNHDDLPILLAGRGGGAVKPGRHVRVADKTPLCNLYVTMLETMGVNADKFSDSNGRITNLG, from the coding sequence ATGTCTAGCACAATGCTCAGTCGGCGAATGGTTTTGCGTGGTCTTGGAACCGCTGTGGCAATGCCTTGGCTGGAAAGCATATGCCCCGAATCACGTGCCGCGAATATTGATTCGTCTGACGTTAAGCCGCCGGTGCGGATGGGGTTCTTCTACGTTCCCAACGGCATGCATATGCCTCATTGGAAGCCGCAGTATGAAGGAGAGCTGAAGGAACTGACGCCCACCCTTTCGCACCTGGCCAAGCATCGTAGCGAGATCATGCCGATCTCTGGTTTCGAACTACACAACGGTTGGGCGCTGGGGGATGGTGGCGGCGACCATGCCCGCAGCGTGGCTTCGTTTTTGACTGGGGCTCACCCATTCAAGACAGGTGGTGCCGATATCCGTAACGGAGTTTCCGTCGACCAGTACGCTGCCGCACGGCTTTCGCACCTGACCAGGTTTCCATCGCTGGAACTGGGGCTTGAGCCGAGCGCCCAGTCTGGCAGCTGCGATACAGGCTATAGCTGTGTCTATTCGTCGAATCTCAGTTGGCGGAACGAAACGAACTTTGTCACCAAAGAGGTCAATCCTCAGGCCTTGTTCGATCGCCTGTTCGGCAATGGTGATTCTCAGGAACAAGCCGAGAACCAGTCGCTCCGCAATCGCCGGAAGAAAAGTGTCCTCGATTTCGTGCTGAACGATGCCAAGCGGCTTCAGAATCGTTTGGGGGAAGTCGATCGCCGCAAGATGGATGAGTATCTGCACGCAGTACGTGACGTCGAACGCCGCGTTTCCCACAGCATCAAGCTGGAAGGGCAGGAGGTCGACAAACCAGATTACGCGCGGCCAAGTGGCGTACCGGCCGAGTTTGAAGAGCACTGCCGCTTGATGTTGGACATGATCGTGCTGGCGTTCCAAACCGACTCGACACGGATCGCGACCTTCATGATGACCAACGCAAGCAGCAACCGCCCTTACCCTCAAATTGGCGTAAGCGAAGGGCATCACGATCTTTCGCATCATCAGAACGACGACGCGAAGCAAAAGAAAATCGCCAAGGTCAACGCTTTTCATGCCAAGCAGTTCGACTACCTGCTGACCAAGATGCGCGAGATCAAGGAAGGGGACAGCACGCTCTTGGATAACAGCATGCTGCTGTATGGCAGTGGCATTTCAGACGGAAATCGCCACAATCACGACGACCTGCCCATCTTGCTGGCGGGCCGGGGTGGCGGTGCGGTGAAGCCGGGCCGGCATGTCCGCGTGGCCGATAAGACTCCGCTTTGCAACTTGTACGTCACCATGCTCGAAACCATGGGCGTCAATGCCGACAAGTTCAGCGATTCCAATGGCCGGATTACCAATCTCGGGTAG
- a CDS encoding DUF1592 domain-containing protein, producing MSRLPSGHCAYGPFPIVLCLVCMLIASQAEGAKRADMAESYSTTVVPFMKSYCMDCHSGDTAEAELDLEKFRSWEEVTTTGRKKWSSVLDMLVTGSMPPKDYDQPGGDELQGVLKWVQEALSTVDCDGPVNPGRETIRRLNRIEYENTIRDLVGIEYKATDSFPADDVGYGFDNIGDVLSTSPLLFEKFYEAADDIASRAIITDKSQLIPKNELPLAKFKLKHGSASGRQLAFPSNNTGSYELEVEPGMYTVAIYAHASQSGDEPAKLGVRLGDKEKRTFAVSNESPNKQPMELKVRMPRGKLPLEVAFLNDHYDPSNPNPNRRDRNLFINRIELRGPDTNLDSRYPESHKKILFVSPGEKGLDEKQAAQQVIARFASRAFRRPVTKGEMERLMILYEMAKADGLNYEGSIREVVVGVMCSPHFLFKVEEMPEGSEGTQPLSDYQLATRLSYFLWSTMPDEELLQQAWKGTLRQNLDGQVVRMLADPKAKQLTENFAGQWLEMRKLEIVQPDRHRFGSFNHQLAADMRTETEMFFQSIIDEDRSVLDLLGADYTFLNQRLAEHYGIGGVKGDEFRRVTLRDGRRGGILTQASVLTVTSNPTRTSPVKRGKWILDNVLGTPPPEAPADVPTLESQKKLTGSLREQMKQHRENAACASCHARMDPIGFALENYDAIGKWRTKDEGFAIDASGEMPGGRKFAGADGLKKLLMEDKKDDFVHNLISKATTYALGRGVEYYDECAIQAVKIEMENSDYRFSSMIKAIVHSEPFQKRGG from the coding sequence ATGTCGCGGCTGCCAAGCGGGCACTGTGCGTACGGACCGTTCCCGATTGTTTTGTGTCTTGTCTGCATGTTGATTGCGTCGCAGGCAGAAGGAGCAAAGCGCGCGGATATGGCCGAGTCGTACAGCACCACCGTCGTGCCGTTCATGAAGAGCTACTGCATGGATTGCCACTCAGGCGATACGGCCGAGGCAGAGCTCGATTTGGAAAAGTTCCGCTCGTGGGAAGAGGTCACCACTACTGGCCGTAAGAAGTGGTCGTCGGTGTTGGACATGTTGGTCACCGGCAGCATGCCGCCGAAGGATTACGATCAACCAGGCGGCGATGAACTGCAAGGTGTCTTAAAGTGGGTGCAGGAGGCGCTATCGACGGTCGACTGCGATGGTCCCGTGAACCCAGGCCGCGAAACGATCCGCCGCCTTAATCGTATCGAGTACGAGAATACAATTCGCGACCTGGTGGGTATCGAGTACAAGGCCACCGATTCGTTCCCGGCGGATGACGTCGGTTATGGCTTCGACAACATCGGCGACGTGTTGTCGACTTCTCCGCTTCTGTTTGAAAAGTTCTACGAAGCCGCGGACGACATCGCCTCAAGGGCTATCATCACCGACAAGAGCCAGCTCATTCCGAAGAATGAACTGCCGCTGGCAAAGTTCAAATTGAAGCACGGTAGCGCTTCCGGGCGGCAGTTGGCATTTCCATCGAACAATACCGGTAGCTACGAACTTGAAGTCGAACCAGGCATGTACACCGTGGCCATCTATGCCCATGCCAGCCAGTCGGGTGACGAGCCGGCGAAGTTAGGAGTTCGTCTGGGTGACAAGGAGAAGCGAACATTTGCCGTCAGTAACGAGTCTCCCAACAAGCAGCCAATGGAGCTCAAGGTGCGCATGCCCCGTGGCAAGCTTCCGTTGGAAGTCGCGTTTCTCAACGATCATTACGACCCGAGCAACCCTAATCCGAACCGCCGCGACCGAAACCTGTTTATCAATCGGATCGAACTGCGCGGACCGGACACGAACCTCGATAGTCGGTACCCCGAATCGCACAAGAAGATCCTCTTTGTTAGTCCCGGTGAAAAGGGACTCGACGAGAAACAAGCCGCCCAGCAGGTTATTGCCCGCTTTGCCTCACGAGCGTTTCGACGTCCTGTGACCAAAGGGGAAATGGAGCGGTTAATGATCCTCTACGAAATGGCGAAAGCAGACGGGCTGAACTACGAAGGATCGATTCGCGAAGTGGTGGTAGGCGTCATGTGCTCTCCTCATTTCCTCTTCAAAGTCGAAGAGATGCCTGAAGGCAGCGAAGGGACGCAGCCGCTAAGCGACTATCAGTTGGCAACCCGACTGAGTTACTTCCTGTGGAGTACCATGCCGGACGAAGAGCTCCTGCAGCAAGCCTGGAAAGGGACGTTGCGGCAAAATCTCGACGGGCAAGTCGTACGCATGCTGGCCGATCCCAAGGCAAAACAGCTAACCGAGAACTTCGCTGGGCAGTGGCTCGAAATGCGAAAGCTGGAAATTGTGCAGCCTGATCGGCATCGATTTGGCAGCTTCAATCATCAATTGGCCGCCGACATGCGAACCGAAACCGAAATGTTCTTTCAGTCGATCATCGACGAAGATCGGAGCGTGCTGGACCTGTTAGGAGCGGATTACACCTTCCTGAATCAGCGTCTCGCCGAGCACTACGGTATCGGCGGCGTTAAAGGAGACGAGTTCCGGCGTGTCACACTCCGCGATGGTCGGCGAGGTGGAATTCTAACTCAGGCCAGCGTGCTGACAGTGACCTCGAACCCAACACGCACCAGCCCGGTAAAGCGTGGGAAGTGGATTCTCGACAATGTACTGGGGACACCACCACCAGAAGCGCCGGCCGACGTGCCGACGCTCGAATCGCAAAAGAAACTGACCGGTAGTCTTCGCGAGCAAATGAAACAGCATCGCGAGAATGCAGCTTGTGCTTCGTGCCATGCCCGGATGGATCCGATCGGGTTCGCGTTAGAAAACTATGACGCAATCGGCAAGTGGCGAACCAAGGACGAAGGTTTCGCGATCGATGCCAGCGGCGAGATGCCAGGCGGGCGTAAGTTCGCCGGGGCAGACGGGCTGAAGAAGCTGCTGATGGAAGACAAAAAGGATGATTTCGTGCACAACCTGATTTCCAAAGCAACAACGTATGCTTTGGGGCGAGGCGTGGAATACTACGACGAATGCGCGATCCAGGCCGTGAAGATCGAGATGGAGAACAGCGATTACCGCTTCTCTTCCATGATCAAGGCGATCGTCCATAGCGAACCTTTTCAAAAACGTGGTGGCTAA
- a CDS encoding beta-ketoacyl-[acyl-carrier-protein] synthase family protein: MTRRVVVTGVGMVNPMGHDVETVWKGLKEGASGVGYTSIFDASNFPTKISAEVKNWDVTKCGEKIADWEKAGRHTRFAVGAAKQAVEASGVLDAIKDPTRFGVYLGCGEGDQDFHTFTNMVVAAISSGNGDWDKSAFITKGLATLDSQREMEQDPSMPCGHLASLFNAQGPNLNCLTACAASSQAIGEARELIKRGTCDVMLSGGAHSMIHPFGVTGFNLLTALSTRNDEPTKASRPFDRERDGFVLGEGASMVVLEELEHAKARGATIYGEIIGYGTTADAFRITDTHPEGRGGIACMKMAMEDAGIGPEHVNYVNAHGTSTTVNDKVETLCCKEAFGAEWAKKIPVSSTKSMMGHLIAAAGVTEAIVCLLAIRDNVLPPTINYENPDDNCDLDYVPNVAREAKVDIALNNSFGFGGQNITLALSRFKG; this comes from the coding sequence ATGACTAGGCGAGTCGTTGTCACCGGTGTCGGCATGGTCAATCCCATGGGACACGATGTGGAAACGGTCTGGAAAGGCTTGAAAGAGGGCGCTTCCGGCGTTGGCTACACGAGCATTTTTGACGCCTCGAACTTTCCCACCAAGATCTCGGCGGAAGTCAAGAATTGGGACGTGACCAAGTGCGGCGAGAAGATCGCCGACTGGGAAAAGGCCGGTCGCCATACTCGCTTTGCCGTGGGTGCTGCCAAGCAGGCCGTCGAGGCTTCCGGCGTGCTGGACGCCATCAAAGATCCGACCCGCTTTGGTGTTTACCTGGGTTGCGGTGAAGGGGATCAGGACTTCCACACGTTCACCAACATGGTTGTCGCGGCGATCAGCAGCGGCAACGGCGACTGGGACAAGTCGGCGTTCATTACCAAGGGGTTGGCAACGCTAGATTCGCAGCGCGAAATGGAACAAGACCCCAGCATGCCTTGTGGGCACCTGGCATCGCTATTCAATGCCCAAGGTCCGAATCTGAACTGCTTGACGGCCTGTGCCGCTTCGAGCCAGGCCATTGGCGAAGCTCGTGAACTGATCAAGCGTGGTACGTGCGACGTGATGCTCTCAGGCGGAGCGCACTCCATGATTCATCCTTTCGGTGTGACCGGCTTCAATCTGCTGACCGCCTTATCGACTCGCAATGACGAGCCTACCAAGGCCTCGCGTCCTTTTGATCGCGAGCGCGATGGTTTCGTCCTCGGCGAAGGGGCATCGATGGTCGTGCTCGAAGAACTCGAACATGCCAAGGCCCGCGGAGCAACCATTTACGGTGAAATCATCGGCTACGGCACGACGGCTGATGCTTTCCGGATTACCGATACGCATCCAGAAGGACGCGGTGGTATTGCCTGTATGAAGATGGCGATGGAAGACGCCGGCATCGGTCCTGAGCACGTCAACTACGTTAACGCCCACGGCACCAGCACCACGGTTAACGACAAGGTCGAAACCCTGTGCTGCAAAGAAGCATTCGGCGCAGAGTGGGCCAAGAAAATCCCGGTTTCCAGCACTAAGAGCATGATGGGGCACTTGATTGCCGCTGCTGGCGTGACCGAAGCGATTGTCTGTTTGCTGGCCATTCGCGACAACGTGCTGCCACCGACGATCAACTACGAGAACCCGGACGACAACTGCGATCTCGACTACGTGCCTAACGTTGCCCGCGAAGCGAAGGTGGATATCGCCCTGAACAACAGTTTCGGGTTCGGCGGTCAGAACATCACGCTCGCCCTTAGCCGCTTCAAGGGCTAG
- a CDS encoding beta-hydroxyacyl-ACP dehydratase — MRWFWIDKFIEFKSGTSAKAVKCVSLAEDHLHDHFRYLPVMPHSLVIEGIAQTGGLLAGEVYDFRERVVLAKVAKAVFHGTAHPGDQLTYSATMNDIRENGAYVSATSHIGDQLHAEVELFFAHLNDKDQQRELFFPADLLSMLRLLGLYEVGQAKDGSPLQPPDYMIQAEIELTKTPSIS, encoded by the coding sequence ATGCGTTGGTTTTGGATCGACAAGTTCATTGAGTTTAAAAGTGGCACGTCGGCCAAAGCGGTGAAGTGTGTTTCATTGGCCGAAGACCATCTGCACGACCACTTCCGCTACTTGCCGGTGATGCCGCATTCACTGGTGATCGAAGGGATTGCCCAAACGGGCGGTCTTCTGGCCGGCGAAGTGTACGACTTCCGCGAACGCGTCGTGTTGGCCAAAGTAGCCAAGGCTGTCTTCCATGGGACGGCACATCCTGGCGACCAACTGACCTACTCGGCCACGATGAACGACATCCGCGAGAATGGCGCGTATGTCTCGGCGACAAGTCACATCGGCGATCAGTTGCATGCTGAGGTCGAGCTGTTTTTCGCCCACCTCAACGATAAAGACCAGCAGCGCGAGCTGTTCTTCCCGGCTGACCTGCTATCAATGCTACGCTTGCTGGGCCTGTATGAAGTTGGTCAGGCCAAGGATGGTTCCCCGCTTCAACCACCCGATTACATGATTCAGGCGGAAATCGAGCTGACCAAAACCCCCTCGATTTCGTAG
- a CDS encoding acyl carrier protein: MAPSDDEIFEKVREALVDALGVDEEEVVPEATMVGDLGAESIDFLDIVFRLEKAFGITIPRDELFPEDILTNAQYVQGGKVTEEGLTELKKRMPFADLSKFESNPVVSDFGNLLTVNDMCSYVKSKLA; the protein is encoded by the coding sequence ATGGCACCCTCGGATGACGAAATTTTTGAAAAGGTCCGCGAAGCCTTGGTAGACGCGTTGGGCGTTGACGAGGAAGAAGTGGTACCGGAGGCCACCATGGTCGGCGATCTGGGTGCCGAGTCGATTGACTTTCTGGACATCGTGTTCCGCCTGGAAAAGGCGTTCGGCATCACCATTCCACGTGACGAACTATTCCCAGAAGACATTCTGACCAACGCTCAGTACGTCCAAGGGGGTAAGGTCACCGAGGAAGGTCTGACCGAACTGAAGAAGCGAATGCCATTTGCTGACCTCAGCAAATTCGAATCCAATCCAGTCGTGTCGGACTTCGGCAACCTGCTGACCGTCAACGATATGTGCAGCTACGTTAAGTCGAAGCTGGCCTAA
- a CDS encoding 3-hydroxyacyl-ACP dehydratase FabZ family protein: protein MKFCLIDQISEIHPGERISAVKCLSLAEEYLQDHFPRFPVMPGVLMLEAMTQTGAWLVRVTNNFSHSLTVLKEARNVKYGNFVEPGEILVVKAELVKMDGNLASLKVSGEVAGSVAVSSRIVLESYNSSGTDEPNITDQNAIRQLKQQYDLLYRQQSAV from the coding sequence ATGAAGTTCTGTCTGATCGATCAAATCTCGGAGATCCATCCCGGCGAACGAATATCGGCGGTTAAATGTTTGAGCTTGGCCGAAGAGTATCTGCAGGATCACTTCCCGCGATTTCCGGTCATGCCAGGCGTGCTGATGCTGGAAGCCATGACCCAGACCGGGGCATGGTTAGTTCGCGTGACGAACAACTTCAGTCACAGCCTGACTGTGCTGAAGGAAGCACGGAACGTGAAGTACGGCAACTTTGTCGAACCGGGCGAGATCCTGGTCGTCAAAGCGGAGCTAGTCAAGATGGACGGCAACCTGGCTTCGCTGAAGGTTTCCGGCGAGGTGGCTGGAAGCGTTGCCGTCAGTTCGCGCATCGTACTGGAAAGTTACAACTCTTCCGGCACCGATGAGCCGAACATTACCGATCAAAACGCGATTCGGCAACTAAAACAACAATACGATTTGCTCTATCGCCAACAATCGGCGGTATAA